A single Theropithecus gelada isolate Dixy chromosome 7b, Tgel_1.0, whole genome shotgun sequence DNA region contains:
- the NGB gene encoding neuroglobin: protein MERPEPELIRQSWRAVSRSPLEHGTVLFARLFALEPDLLPLFQYNCRQFSSPEDCLSSPEFLDHIRKVMLVIDAAVTNVEDLSSLEEYLASLGRKHRAVGVKLSSFSTVGESLLYMLEKCLGPAFTPATRAAWSQLYGAVVQAMSRGWDSE, encoded by the exons ATGGAGCGCCCAGAGCCCGAGCTGATCCGGCAGAGCTGGCGGGCGGTGAGCCGCAGCCCGCTGGAGCACGGCACCGTCCTGTTCGCCAG GCTGTTTGCCCTGGAGCCTGACCTGCTGCCCCTCTTCCAGTACAACTGCCGCCAGTTCTCCAGCCCAGAGGACTGTCTCTCCTCACCTGAGTTCCTGGACCACATCAGGAAG GTGATGCTCGTGATTGATGCTGCGGTGACCAATGTGGAAGACCTGTCCTCACTGGAGGAGTACCTTGCCAGCCTGGGCAGGAAGCACCGGGCAGTGGGTGTGAAGCTCAGCTCCTTCTCG ACAGTGGGTGAATCTCTGCTCTACATGCTGGAGAAGTGTCTGGGCCCTGCCTTCACACCAGCCACACGGGCCGCCTGGAGCCAGCTCTACGGGGCTGTGGTGCAGGCCATGAGTCGAGGCTGGGACAGCGAGTAA